One region of Streptomyces capillispiralis genomic DNA includes:
- a CDS encoding IclR family transcriptional regulator: MIDFSSADRSAETPQAEEGPRSKLTRGLTLLHAFRPQDNEVQLSELARRTGLPKPTVHRLIKELVDQGFLERGRRGLRLGHTLFLLGSRAPQHQLLRRTALPCLQRLNEATGGSAYLSFADGPNVVHLDAVHSPSLQTMRRTDHSSVCASAARQALASPAPTGSANGRPYTTVPGARGLVAVSTPVLGGSGTPVAALTVVGVTTHLRPEIAARHAQGAAHTISRQLQEPWEQPPC, from the coding sequence GTGATAGATTTTTCGTCGGCAGACCGCTCGGCCGAGACCCCGCAGGCGGAAGAGGGCCCACGGTCCAAGTTAACCCGCGGCTTAACACTTCTGCACGCGTTCCGGCCTCAGGACAACGAGGTCCAACTGTCCGAACTCGCCCGGCGGACCGGACTGCCGAAACCCACCGTGCACCGGCTGATAAAAGAACTGGTCGACCAGGGATTCCTGGAACGCGGCCGGCGAGGGCTGAGGCTGGGGCACACCCTGTTCCTGCTCGGCTCCCGCGCCCCGCAGCACCAGTTGCTGCGGCGGACGGCGCTCCCCTGTCTGCAGCGGCTCAACGAGGCCACCGGCGGCAGCGCCTACCTGTCCTTCGCGGACGGCCCGAACGTCGTCCACCTGGACGCCGTGCACAGCCCGTCCCTCCAGACCATGCGCCGCACCGACCACAGCTCGGTGTGCGCCTCGGCGGCACGCCAGGCGCTTGCCTCCCCCGCGCCCACCGGAAGCGCGAACGGCCGGCCGTACACCACGGTGCCCGGCGCGCGCGGGCTGGTCGCCGTCTCCACCCCGGTCCTGGGCGGATCCGGAACACCGGTGGCCGCCCTCACCGTGGTCGGCGTCACGACGCACCTGCGCCCCGAGATCGCCGCCCGGCACGCGCAGGGAGCGGCCCACACCATCTCGCGCCAGTTGCAGGAACCGTGGGAACAGCCACCGTGCTGA
- a CDS encoding SDR family NAD(P)-dependent oxidoreductase, with amino-acid sequence MTSTTSQAQPAVAAVIGGTRGLGHQLAVRCRDAGLRTFVYGRSVHDLPPERSRGFEPRELDLCDADSVASADVSLPGPAYVFWVAGAFLKKPLAKTEDAEIDGLTDLLLTGPLKLLRRMLAAAPSSVRLVTIASSSGWKRRENESLYCALKAAQATATRGLVPELVEAHPANQVTLIQPGGLAVPDFHTGLEIDYGTMMDPAEVAGIIWDLAQSQRESFREVQILRSREPGQEGVPQVSFGPRLPEPPL; translated from the coding sequence ATGACATCAACCACGTCGCAAGCGCAGCCCGCGGTGGCGGCGGTGATCGGCGGGACCCGGGGGCTGGGCCACCAGCTCGCGGTCCGCTGCCGGGACGCGGGCCTGCGCACCTTCGTCTACGGGCGGTCCGTGCACGACCTGCCGCCGGAGCGCTCGCGCGGGTTCGAACCGCGTGAACTGGACCTGTGCGACGCGGACTCCGTGGCCTCGGCGGACGTGTCGCTGCCCGGTCCGGCGTACGTGTTCTGGGTGGCCGGGGCCTTCCTGAAGAAGCCCCTGGCCAAGACCGAGGACGCGGAGATCGACGGGCTGACCGACCTGCTCCTGACCGGTCCGCTCAAGCTGCTGCGGCGCATGCTGGCGGCCGCCCCGTCGAGCGTGCGGCTGGTGACGATCGCCTCGTCGTCCGGCTGGAAGCGGCGGGAGAACGAGTCCCTGTACTGCGCGCTCAAGGCCGCGCAGGCCACCGCGACCAGGGGGCTGGTGCCGGAACTGGTGGAGGCGCACCCGGCGAACCAGGTGACCCTGATCCAGCCGGGCGGCCTCGCGGTGCCCGATTTCCACACGGGACTGGAGATCGACTACGGCACGATGATGGACCCGGCGGAGGTCGCCGGGATCATCTGGGACCTCGCGCAATCCCAGCGGGAGTCCTTCCGCGAGGTGCAGATCCTCCGCTCGCGCGAACCCGGCCAGGAGGGCGTGCCGCAGGTCTCCTTCGGCCCGCGCCTTCCCGAGCCCCCGCTTTAG
- a CDS encoding class I SAM-dependent methyltransferase: MSEHDAPTTGPDRDADDLGYEPFALQYDRGSADNPYNTLLERPALRELLGPVRGLRVLEAGCAGGRLSARLADDGARVLGLDVSPSLVAAARERAGDRAEFRVHDLREPLDFLETGSVDRVVSSLTLHYVADWVPVLTEFRRVLAPGGRVVISTHHPFDDLELSEGGDYFAVERLTDTWTSYGPPPMVVRFYRRPLGDMVAAAHAAGLAVRDLREPRATEEHRAAFGDKKFPAVATRPRFLLLDLTPDPGR; encoded by the coding sequence ATGAGCGAGCACGACGCACCCACCACCGGCCCCGACCGGGACGCGGACGACCTCGGCTACGAGCCGTTCGCGCTCCAGTACGACCGGGGCAGCGCGGACAACCCCTACAACACCCTCCTGGAGCGGCCCGCGCTGCGGGAGCTGCTCGGACCGGTGCGCGGACTGCGCGTACTGGAGGCCGGATGCGCGGGCGGCCGGCTCTCCGCGCGGCTGGCGGACGACGGCGCGCGGGTACTGGGCCTGGACGTCAGCCCCTCCCTGGTGGCGGCGGCCCGCGAACGGGCGGGAGACAGGGCCGAGTTCCGCGTGCACGACCTGCGCGAGCCGCTGGACTTCCTGGAGACCGGCTCGGTCGACCGGGTGGTGTCGTCGCTGACGCTGCACTACGTGGCGGACTGGGTGCCGGTGCTGACCGAGTTCCGCCGGGTGCTGGCCCCCGGCGGCCGGGTGGTGATCTCCACCCACCACCCCTTCGACGACCTCGAACTGTCCGAGGGGGGCGACTACTTCGCGGTGGAGCGGCTCACGGACACCTGGACGTCCTACGGCCCCCCGCCGATGGTGGTCCGCTTCTACCGCAGGCCGCTCGGGGACATGGTCGCCGCCGCGCACGCGGCCGGCCTCGCGGTGCGGGACCTGCGCGAACCGCGCGCGACCGAGGAGCACCGCGCCGCCTTCGGCGACAAGAAGTTCCCCGCGGTGGCCACCAGGCCGCGCTTCCTCCTGCTCGACCTGACACCGGACCCCGGAAGGTGA
- a CDS encoding aspartate aminotransferase family protein, protein MTPAPVDAVRSAGDTLRGVREHISPSLGMLYAINGKDAVEATGDGALVRLSDGRDAVDFGSYAVTLLGHRHPAVTAAVAAELGRMPTSTRVLANPATAALADRLTGYLDPGRLTRAWFGLNGCDAVEAALKLARAHTGRTRVVAVEGAYHGKSLGALAATWSERYRAPVRSLLGGVTHVPVDVGALDAAFADGDVAAVIFEPVQGEGGVRPLPPEFLHALVARAREAGAFVVADEIQTGLRRCGERSLAVTAGLRPDAVLLGKALGGGVLPLSAMVATEEFHRPLARDPFLHTTTFSGHPLCAAAGSAALEAVEEHAADGADLAERVERGLADLCARHPDLLRGARGRGLLWGLETASPAAAGDLLMELGQRGLLLSPCLGEPEVLRLLPPLVTTPAQLDRAWQVLDEASARITPDLAVSGTAG, encoded by the coding sequence GTGACGCCGGCGCCTGTCGACGCGGTGAGAAGTGCCGGGGACACCCTGCGCGGCGTCCGCGAGCACATCTCGCCGAGCCTCGGCATGCTGTACGCGATCAACGGCAAGGACGCGGTGGAGGCCACCGGCGACGGCGCGCTCGTCCGCCTCTCCGACGGCCGGGACGCGGTGGACTTCGGAAGCTACGCCGTCACCCTGCTCGGCCACCGGCACCCGGCGGTCACCGCCGCGGTCGCCGCCGAACTGGGCCGCATGCCCACCTCCACCCGGGTCCTGGCCAACCCGGCCACCGCCGCGCTCGCCGACCGGCTGACCGGCTACCTCGACCCCGGCCGGCTGACCCGCGCCTGGTTCGGGCTCAACGGCTGTGACGCCGTGGAGGCCGCCCTGAAGCTGGCCCGCGCGCACACCGGCCGCACCCGCGTCGTCGCCGTCGAGGGCGCCTACCACGGCAAGTCGCTGGGCGCGCTCGCCGCCACCTGGAGCGAGCGCTACCGCGCGCCGGTGCGGAGCCTGCTGGGCGGGGTCACCCATGTGCCGGTGGACGTCGGCGCGCTGGACGCGGCCTTCGCGGACGGCGACGTCGCCGCGGTGATCTTCGAACCGGTGCAGGGGGAGGGCGGCGTGCGCCCGCTGCCGCCGGAGTTCCTCCACGCCCTGGTGGCACGGGCCCGCGAGGCGGGCGCGTTCGTCGTCGCCGACGAGATCCAGACCGGCCTGCGCCGTTGCGGCGAGCGGTCGCTGGCGGTGACGGCGGGACTGCGCCCGGACGCGGTGCTGCTGGGCAAGGCGCTCGGCGGCGGCGTCCTGCCGCTGTCGGCGATGGTGGCCACCGAGGAGTTCCACCGGCCCCTGGCCCGCGACCCGTTCCTGCACACCACGACCTTCTCCGGACACCCGCTGTGCGCGGCGGCCGGATCGGCCGCGCTCGAGGCGGTCGAGGAGCACGCCGCGGACGGCGCCGACCTGGCCGAACGGGTCGAGCGGGGGCTGGCCGACCTGTGTGCCCGCCACCCGGACCTGCTGCGCGGCGCGCGCGGACGCGGACTGCTGTGGGGCCTGGAGACGGCCTCGCCCGCCGCGGCCGGCGACCTGCTCATGGAGCTGGGGCAGCGTGGACTGCTGCTGTCGCCGTGCCTGGGCGAGCCCGAGGTGCTGCGGCTGCTTCCGCCGCTGGTCACCACCCCCGCACAGCTCGACCGGGCATGGCAGGTGCTCGACGAGGCGTCTGCCAGGATCACTCCCGATCTCGCCGTCAGCGGGACGGCGGGCTGA
- a CDS encoding YbaB/EbfC family nucleoid-associated protein translates to MTEPLEKRLEKAMAELQAAQEAVARTERELRQASFAVLSSDRAVRATVGPQGELTGIEFLENKYRDMSPQELAASVLEAASAARVKMNRHVMKAMAPFTEPSSNVPELKGFELDWERIFGPEVLDEDDEDTARAGRDTPGWRDALDEDGED, encoded by the coding sequence ATGACGGAACCGTTGGAGAAGCGGCTGGAGAAGGCGATGGCCGAACTCCAGGCCGCCCAGGAGGCGGTCGCGCGCACCGAGCGCGAACTGCGCCAGGCGTCGTTCGCGGTGCTCTCCTCCGACCGCGCGGTCCGCGCCACCGTGGGCCCCCAGGGAGAGCTCACCGGGATCGAGTTCCTGGAGAACAAGTACCGCGACATGTCCCCGCAGGAACTGGCCGCCAGTGTGCTGGAGGCGGCGAGCGCGGCGCGGGTGAAGATGAACCGGCACGTGATGAAGGCGATGGCGCCCTTCACCGAGCCGAGCAGCAACGTGCCGGAGCTGAAGGGCTTCGAGCTCGACTGGGAGCGGATCTTCGGCCCCGAGGTACTGGACGAGGACGACGAGGACACCGCACGCGCCGGCCGGGACACTCCCGGGTGGCGGGACGCGCTCGACGAGGACGGGGAGGACTGA
- a CDS encoding class I SAM-dependent methyltransferase — protein MSGGGQTTAQGEYHRELFPAWHDWETTVGRIADFTGESGPSGLLGLDQMGHFGPHGCDRVADAVAAHRPADRAEEPLRLVELGSGFGGALRYLVDALTARGAVVGEAVGVDLVPEHCEVSARITASQGRSNVTEVCASADAVPLPDGEVDAVVVTGSMPHFPDPAAVLREAARLLADGGVLVVTEEVSLCAAGEAPAPAFRRFHPEGVFFLTDVEERRTQFTAAGLDLVAETDVSEWAAQLVAERLRALRLFRGSLDSILGADSADRVVGTLDSALAEYRAERLLPRLFVARKV, from the coding sequence ATGAGCGGGGGAGGACAGACCACCGCCCAGGGCGAGTACCACCGGGAGCTGTTCCCCGCCTGGCACGACTGGGAGACCACGGTCGGCAGGATCGCCGACTTCACGGGCGAGAGCGGCCCGTCGGGACTGCTGGGACTCGACCAGATGGGCCACTTCGGCCCGCACGGCTGCGATCGTGTGGCGGACGCGGTGGCCGCGCACCGGCCCGCCGACCGGGCCGAGGAGCCCTTGCGGCTGGTCGAGCTGGGCAGCGGTTTCGGCGGCGCCCTGCGCTACCTGGTGGACGCCCTGACCGCGCGCGGCGCCGTCGTCGGCGAGGCGGTCGGAGTGGACCTGGTCCCGGAGCACTGTGAGGTCAGCGCGCGCATCACCGCTTCGCAGGGCCGCTCCAACGTCACCGAGGTGTGCGCGTCCGCCGACGCGGTGCCCCTGCCCGACGGGGAGGTGGACGCGGTGGTGGTCACCGGTTCCATGCCGCACTTCCCCGACCCCGCGGCGGTCCTGCGCGAGGCCGCACGGCTGCTCGCGGACGGGGGCGTGCTGGTGGTCACCGAGGAGGTGAGCCTGTGTGCCGCCGGAGAAGCGCCGGCTCCTGCCTTCCGGCGCTTCCATCCCGAGGGTGTGTTCTTCCTGACGGACGTGGAGGAGCGGCGCACTCAGTTCACGGCGGCGGGCCTGGACCTGGTGGCCGAGACGGACGTCTCCGAGTGGGCCGCTCAGCTGGTGGCCGAACGGCTGCGCGCCCTGCGGCTGTTCCGCGGGAGCCTGGATTCCATCCTTGGCGCCGACTCGGCGGACCGTGTGGTCGGCACCCTCGACTCCGCGCTGGCGGAGTACCGGGCCGAGCGCCTGCTGCCCCGGCTGTTCGTCGCCCGGAAGGTGTGA
- a CDS encoding 2OG-Fe(II) oxygenase — protein MLDFTAARDTRTEPYHWSTVTGLLPAGARAALRESVPALEHFTRSERRTGGDKTYGMHVLPLVHRGAEQPALRKAGDAWAEFAAAVQSPEYRHWVRETVGADVSGGAFDVGVFVFGEGDWVSSHTDKADKNATHVLYLNEEWGTDDGGEFLVRGTAGDDAPVHASIVPGGGRSVLFARSENSWHAVAPVRPSAPGLRVTVQVEMWR, from the coding sequence GTGCTCGACTTCACCGCCGCCCGGGACACCAGGACCGAGCCCTACCACTGGTCGACCGTCACCGGTCTGCTGCCCGCCGGCGCGCGCGCCGCGCTGCGGGAATCGGTGCCCGCGCTGGAGCACTTCACCCGCTCCGAGCGCCGCACCGGCGGTGACAAGACGTACGGCATGCATGTGCTGCCCTTGGTGCACCGCGGCGCGGAGCAGCCCGCGCTGCGCAAGGCGGGCGACGCCTGGGCCGAGTTCGCCGCGGCCGTGCAGTCGCCCGAGTACCGCCACTGGGTGCGCGAGACGGTGGGCGCGGACGTGTCGGGCGGCGCCTTCGACGTGGGGGTGTTCGTCTTCGGCGAGGGCGACTGGGTGTCCTCGCACACCGACAAGGCCGACAAGAACGCCACCCACGTGCTCTACCTCAACGAGGAGTGGGGCACGGACGACGGCGGCGAGTTCCTGGTACGCGGCACGGCGGGCGACGACGCGCCGGTGCACGCCTCCATCGTCCCCGGCGGCGGCCGGTCGGTGCTGTTCGCGCGCTCGGAGAACTCCTGGCACGCGGTCGCCCCGGTGCGTCCGTCCGCGCCCGGCCTGCGGGTGACGGTGCAGGTGGAGATGTGGCGATGA
- a CDS encoding 2OG-Fe(II) oxygenase, which translates to MTTTVDNAPFDYDALARTEPATDPFRWALVRGMLPGALGTRLAEEFPTEGFTLTERATGTGGKGYSTRNLKLVERSEPVPAALESLTPRWRGVIDALLSPRYRAAVAALSGRDLTGCTVEARAVRYGAGSWIDPHTDRADKAVTQTWYFNSGWLPEWGGALCILAGPSGDEVVRQVRPDLGESVVLVPSDASWHSVAAVTDEARQERQTLLVHFVRPEAAG; encoded by the coding sequence GTGACCACGACCGTCGACAACGCGCCCTTCGACTACGACGCGCTGGCCCGCACCGAGCCGGCCACCGATCCGTTCCGCTGGGCGCTGGTGCGCGGCATGCTGCCCGGCGCCCTGGGGACCCGGCTGGCCGAGGAGTTCCCCACCGAGGGCTTCACCCTCACCGAACGCGCCACGGGCACGGGCGGCAAGGGCTACAGCACCCGCAACCTGAAGCTCGTCGAGCGGTCCGAGCCCGTTCCCGCCGCCCTGGAGTCGCTGACTCCGCGCTGGCGGGGCGTGATCGACGCGCTGCTGTCCCCGCGGTACCGGGCGGCGGTGGCCGCGCTGTCGGGGCGTGACCTGACCGGCTGCACCGTCGAGGCGCGCGCCGTCCGTTACGGGGCGGGCTCCTGGATCGACCCGCACACCGACCGCGCGGACAAGGCGGTGACCCAGACCTGGTACTTCAACTCCGGCTGGCTCCCGGAGTGGGGCGGTGCCCTGTGCATCCTGGCCGGGCCGAGCGGGGACGAGGTGGTGCGGCAGGTGCGGCCGGACCTGGGGGAGTCCGTGGTGCTGGTGCCCTCCGACGCGTCGTGGCACTCGGTGGCGGCCGTGACCGACGAGGCGCGTCAGGAACGGCAGACCCTGCTGGTGCACTTCGTCCGCCCGGAGGCCGCCGGATGA